The genomic interval GGTCACGATCGTCTCCGCTATTCGTATTGTTGTCCTCGCGTTCAAACGAGATGTGTCTCAGGGGCTAATGTGCGTTGTATTTCCTTTCTACGTCATGAAGTACATGTTTCGCGACTGGCAACGGACTTGGTTTACGAGCATGTTTCTATTGTGTGCGACCATCGCAATGCTGGGTTGCGCCTCGGGTATGATCCTCGGCTTCCTTGTTGATGTCGTCATGCATCACTGAGTCCTGTGTTTTCAGAATCGCAAAAAGGGGAAAGAACGCGAAAAGGGGAAGGGGGTTTTAAGACGAGTTCGCTGACGAGGCCAAAAAAAACTACGGTTCCAAACGCTCGTTCGAATTAGTTGACAGGACGACATTTGATTTGCTCAACTGACCAAAATCGCTATCTGATCTAACCGTATCTTGAACAAGGTCGACGAGGTTGTCGGCGTATTTGTCAGGTGGCGAGCTAGCTAAATTAATTTTCCATAGGTATAAGTGAACGCGTTCACTAACTGTCAACAACCGTGCACCGTTACGCTCCGCCACATCGATCGGGGGCAAACGCTTGTTCTGCCAAACGGTTTGCGATAGGCGGCACAGACATAGCACAGCGGTGAGCAAAAGCAGCATACCAAATCGAATTTTGAATTCGTATTTCCTGCTTCTACTGTCTTTCGTTTCTCTACTCGTCATCATCATCATCCGGTAAAGCAGGCAAATCAGTGGTTATGACCGAATTGTCAATGACGCCGCCCAGTTTCCACTTATAAGCCTTCGTCGTTTCCAGTCTATCATCCTTGCTTTTTGGTGCCACCCACCAATCTTATAGGCTCGCCATGGCTCTGGGTATTTGTGTGCCGACTGCGACGCATCGCATTTCCACCGTGTGCCCACATCGGTCACCACGAGACAGGCCTTCAATCGCTGTTGACGATCAGCCTCTCAAACATCCGTTTTGTGCGTGGCACCAACTGGCCTTTAGTTGGAGTCTAGCCTTTAGGCGATTGAGCACTGGTGCAGTTCAGGTTCGAGCGGCTCAAGCCTGGACTCCAACATGACTGGATTCTTTGGATGCGGTGAGTCGTTGAGAACGTGTTTTGAAATTCAGTTTTCGGCCCTTGCCAGCCGTCGGGTCATGAGGTCGATCATTGCGATGTAGATGGCTGCTTCGGAATTTTCAGTGAGTCTTTCGTAGTCTTTTGAAAGCCGACGATGTCGATTTAACCATGCGAATGTGCGTTCAACAATCCATCTCTTTGGTAGGACAACGAATCCTTTCACATTGACCGGACGGAGTACTGTTTGCAGTACCACTCGGCAGGTTTCTTTCGCCCAAGCCGGCAACCCACATTTGCCGTAGGCACTGTCGGCAAAGACAACCTTCAAACGTCGATACGTTTCTTTGATGCGATGAAATACGAAATGTGCTCCTTCGTAATCCTGAAGATTTGCAGCATGAACAACGACCACCAGAACCATCCCAAGCGTATCGACAGCGATGTGGCGTTTTCTCCCGGTCACCTTTTTCCCCGCGTCGTATTCGCATTGCTCACCACCCTCAGCGGATTTGACAGACTGGCTGTCAATGATGGCGGCAGTTGGCGTGGGCTTCTTCCCAGCAGCTTTGCGTACCTTTTCTCGAAGTTTGTCGTGGATCTTTTTCCAGGTGCCGTCGATTCGCCACCGTCGGAAAACCCCGTACACAGTATTCCAGTTGGGAAAATCACTCGGCAAGTATCGCCATTGGCACCCAGTCCGATTCCAATACAGAATCGCATTGATGATCTCTCGTCGATTAATTGGCTTTCGCCCAAGACGTTTGGGCTTCGGCAAAAGACGACGAATCAATTGCCATTGTTTTTCAGTGAGGTTACTGGCATATTCCTTGCCTGGTGACATCGCTACAGCTCCATCCTTGGGATTTAAATTGCACCCGGAGCTGTAGCGATTTTTATGCGCTCAACGCAATTTCAAAACACGTTCTGAGATCGTTTGAGCAGCATTGGTTCTCGCCAGTCGGTAGCGAACGTCTTGGCTCACTGGCGAGGTCACACTACGTGTGACGCGATGAGCGAGAGATCATTTAGGGAAAGTGATTTTGGCGTGCGATATGAGTTGAAGCGAAGCGGATTCCTGTCGGGAGCGCTCGGCCGATTGGGTGAATGTTCAGTTGGTGGGTGGCACCATTTGGTCGCACCATTTGGCCCGTATCGGCGTCCGACTTCTTTTCCCGTTCACGCAACAAGAGAAAGTACGATGACTGCGCAAACCAACACTGTGTTGAATATCCGAGAATCGTAGATGCTACCTTGACAGAAAAGCGAAGCAAAAAAAACAACGATCGTTAGAACAGCGCCGACAAAGCCAGCTCGCAGAATATGCATTTGAATTGATTCTGCTCGAAAAACTCCAAGGCAAGTTTCAACAAGGCTGATATCTGCAAACGTTTTTCCGCCTCTCCCTGCAGATGCAACAAAGATATGTATCATCAAGAACGCACACAAAGTGACTCCAATCAACGCATACACAGCATCTTGTATCGCTTTTAGCAGGTTATGATGGATTTTCACGGGTACGCGAAAAAAGGGAGGGCAGGAGTTAAAGCGGGCACTATACGCTACTCAATCTCAGGAAGTTTCCACTCAACACCAGTGCCATCCGTGCAGCCGCCTGCAAGAAACCGGTTGTCAGATGAGAACACCAAGTTGCTGGACGAAGGGGCTGAATCATTGACGATTGGACGCTCCCAGATTTTTTTGAGACTGATCATGTCCCATAGTGTGACATCTGCATCAAATTGACTGCGGGGAGATGTCACAGCGAGCATTGCGCCGTCGTGTGACAGAGTTAAATCTGATGCTGCAAGAGGCAATTTGAATGGCTCTCCAATGGGTGACCAGTCCTTTGTCGACCAAATACGACCACTTCCTTCGTATTGTGAGACTATAATTGACTTCCCTCGCTCCGCGAATTCAAAGGCACCCCCATCCAATGTATGAATGAGTTCGCCGGTCTCTAGATCCCAAAATTTAATCAACCCTCGCCCACTTGGACCCACTTTGGTCGCAGCGATGGTGCCGTCCGGAGACACTTTAAGTCCGCTGGAAAAAATCCCAAGGTTCTTGATCTCCCATTCGACAGCACCGTTTTTGGCCTCATAACAGCGAAGTCTGGTATCATAACGATCTATGTCTGACGGCTTTGCAACCTCTTTTTCTTTTACAAGACAGAAAAGCTTATCGCTCGTTTCCGAGAATTGAAATGAATACGGGGCTCCTTCTCCTGCAGCGAAACGGGCTATTTCGCTCCCATCCATCACGTTGAGTACGATGATCTCCGAAGCCTTTCTCGAAAACAGTCGGCTTCCATCAGCTGATACCGAAAAGGGCGGCGAATGGAACTCAGGAAACACTCGTTTCGCAACTCGCAGATTAGCTATTAGTCCTCCGCTTCTTGTATCCCACACGCGAATCGTTCCGTCGGTGCTAGATGTAACAAGTCGCTTCCCTTGTGCAGCGTAGCTCACCTTTTTTACGATAGACTCGTGTCCCTGAAGCGGATCAATCTCCTGTCCGCTATCGAGACTCCAAAATCGAATTTTTCGGGGTTCATCTTCCAAAAGAACCGCGAGCCTGCTCCCTCCTGGTACACAGTCGATATCAGAGACTGGCCTTGGGTGTCCAGTATCGATACTTGACTTCTCGGCATTGTCGATGAGATCCCAAATGAGTATCCGACCCTTAGAAACAGCATGGGCAATCAACCGATTGTTCAAAAAGCAAACTGGAAGCCTCGTGGCACCAGTGTGCAATGACGCCGGAGTTAATTTTAAGGTCAGCGAAAGCTCCGCTGTAACCGTATTCCAAACCTTCGTCATTTGACCTGGGAAGCTAACTGCCAGGAATCGATCGTCGGGTGAAAAACACATTGCTGCGGAAGCAAGTCGCAATGTGCCGCTGTCTGCGGAGACGATCTTCGCCCCTTTCATGGACAGCACATCCCAAAGCACAATACCTGCGTCACCTCTCACCGCTACAAACCTACCGCGTGAAACGCAAATGTCTTCTATACTTCCTACATTTGGGTGAAACTCATCGACCTCAAGGCCGGTAAACAGACTCCATGATCTTACCGATCCATCTGCAATTTGGCTAAGTTCTGGTTCCTTACTGGCGAGTCCCAGATAGAGTTGCTCTTTAATTGGTGAGAATGCCGCGGCACCCACGGCGAGGTTTGGGCTCACTCGAAAGGTTGCAGGCATGCTGCTATGTGTGACAACTTTTTTGGACTGATGGAACGTTGCGAGATGGCTGTCCCCCGTAAAGCCACAAGAAAATATATTAGATGCCTGTGTTAAAGGAACTAGACTTAAATCCTGCATATCATAAAGGCGGGCGACTTCTCCCCAGCTCACGAGCATCCTTCCATCCCCGGAAAAGCGGAGGTGCCTATAGTCGCCATGAAACTGAAAACAGGAGCCTCCGAATCGATGGGGATACTCGTCAAAAAACTGCTGAGTCTCTTTCAAGTCGGTCGCAGCGTTTCCGGACTCGGTCTGACGAACTTGCCGATGACTTGAATGGATCGAATGCAAGTACATAGCAACAGAAACCGCCGAGATTATCAGCACCGCAGCAATAAGAATTAAATATCGCTTCATCTTAAGCTCTTGGACTTAGTAAACCTACATCCGTCAACATTTACCTTACGAGAAAAGCGGGTTCTCGCCTTTCCTCTCGTCCAGAATTCGTAGCGTTATGCATAATAGCTTCGAGCCAATTCGCGAAAAATGATCCAAGTTGGTGTGCCTTGATCTCAGGTGAATATCCAGAATCAACTCACGACGTATTTTCCAGGTGTGTAGGCACTTTGAAGAGTGCAGATGAAGTTCAGCGCCAGGATGAATTTCGGTGAAGACGCTAAACAGGTCTTCAACCATGGGTTCAATCGAATGCCAAACTTTACATGAAACCGCCGGCGCCACAGAGCGAGAAACCCACGCTTCACCGAACGAAGACGATTCGGCCAGAATCCGCCACTTCAACAATGGGATCCCACACCAGGGTAGTAAAAACTTAGTCCGAATTCCATATCCAACGAGAAGGTCTAGGTGTACGCGTAATTCGATAGGGGAACGTACTCGCCACCACGGATAGGGCCCCTTTTTCAACCAACGGAAATCAGGATTCATGAACAAACCTCGTGTATTTCGATCTACGAGCTGATTCAGACAGCCTGGTTTTCTCGAACTGCGTTATCTATCGCAGTCCCTCAAATCAAGCGATGGCTTTTTGGTGCCACCCACCAATCTTATAGGCTCGCCATGGCTTTGGGTATTTGTGGTGCCGACTGCGACGCATCGCATTTCCACCGTGTGCCCACATCGGTCACCACGAGACAGGCCTTCAATCGCTGTTGACGATCAGCCTCTCAAACATCCGTTTTGTGCGTGGCACCAACTGGCCTTTAGTTGGAGTCTAGCCTTTAGGCGATTGAGCACTGGTGCAGTTCAGGTTCGAGCGGCTCAAGCCTGGACTCCAACATGACTGGATTCTTTGGATGCGGTGAGTCGTTGAGATCGTTTGAGCAGCATTGGTTCTCGCCAGCCGGTAGCGAACGTCTTGGCTCACTGGCGAGGTCCACTACCTGTGACGCGATGAGCGAGAGTTCATTTAGGGAAAGTGATTTTGGCGTGAGCGAGATGGGTTGAAGCGAAGCGGATTCCTGCCCGGGGGTGCTCGGCCGATTGGGTGCATGTTCAGTTGGTGGGTGGCCCCATTTGGTCCGTTACCTGCGAGAAGATCAAAAACGAAAACCAAATCTGGCCTGCCGCGTCAAAGAGGCCTGACCCCTTTGATCCTTTGCCCCTTTGATCCTTTGACCCCTTTGATCCTTCAGCATTTGGGCCCAACAGTCCGTACCGCCCTCTGTGCCAACCAAGTTCACCCGGCCCCCAAAACGTTCACCTCAGGCGGAGAACCGCGTTGACGTGCGTCAATCTTGCCACGGAGAAACCAGGCGTCAGGTCGACGGATTATCATTAAAGGGCTGATCGTCCCGCCAAATCTGCCACCTTCGCAACATCCATCATGACTGAAAAAACATTTGACTCTCGTGGGAATTCATCCCAAGTCCGCTTTTCTCATCGCATCGTCTCAGCGGTAATCTTTAGTCTCGCGGCGGTCATGCCTTCGGTCACGTTGAGTGCCGACGAGCGTGAGTACCAAGGCGACATCTTTGACGTGACCACGATCGACACGCTTGAGCCCGATGGGCCGTACGGCAAAATCTGGGAACCGTACATCGCAAAGTGGGGAGCGAAGCACTTTGTTGCCGTGTATGGATTGGAAGTGCGCGGCAAAGGAGACATGGGTGATATCGTTTGCTCGATCTCCCGCGATGCCGGCAAGACGTGGGGGCCTCGCGTCATGGTGTTTGATCACCGCCAACGAAATGGGACGGTCCAGTATGCGTACAACAACGCGATTTTGTTTCGACCGCCCAACCAGGATTTGATTTGGATGTTTGCGATGCGTGCCCCGCTTCACTATCGCGACAGCGAGAACGCTGACTTGGTCGCGGCCTACAGTGCCGACGGCGGATACTCATGGCACCACGTCGAAATCGCCATGGACTACCAGGGATCGCTGATCATCGTCGCTGGGATTGAAGCGATCGAGCGTGACGGAGTGACTTATTACCTGTTACCGGCAC from Stieleria varia carries:
- a CDS encoding WD40 repeat domain-containing protein yields the protein MKRYLILIAAVLIISAVSVAMYLHSIHSSHRQVRQTESGNAATDLKETQQFFDEYPHRFGGSCFQFHGDYRHLRFSGDGRMLVSWGEVARLYDMQDLSLVPLTQASNIFSCGFTGDSHLATFHQSKKVVTHSSMPATFRVSPNLAVGAAAFSPIKEQLYLGLASKEPELSQIADGSVRSWSLFTGLEVDEFHPNVGSIEDICVSRGRFVAVRGDAGIVLWDVLSMKGAKIVSADSGTLRLASAAMCFSPDDRFLAVSFPGQMTKVWNTVTAELSLTLKLTPASLHTGATRLPVCFLNNRLIAHAVSKGRILIWDLIDNAEKSSIDTGHPRPVSDIDCVPGGSRLAVLLEDEPRKIRFWSLDSGQEIDPLQGHESIVKKVSYAAQGKRLVTSSTDGTIRVWDTRSGGLIANLRVAKRVFPEFHSPPFSVSADGSRLFSRKASEIIVLNVMDGSEIARFAAGEGAPYSFQFSETSDKLFCLVKEKEVAKPSDIDRYDTRLRCYEAKNGAVEWEIKNLGIFSSGLKVSPDGTIAATKVGPSGRGLIKFWDLETGELIHTLDGGAFEFAERGKSIIVSQYEGSGRIWSTKDWSPIGEPFKLPLAASDLTLSHDGAMLAVTSPRSQFDADVTLWDMISLKKIWERPIVNDSAPSSSNLVFSSDNRFLAGGCTDGTGVEWKLPEIE
- a CDS encoding sialidase family protein: MTEKTFDSRGNSSQVRFSHRIVSAVIFSLAAVMPSVTLSADEREYQGDIFDVTTIDTLEPDGPYGKIWEPYIAKWGAKHFVAVYGLEVRGKGDMGDIVCSISRDAGKTWGPRVMVFDHRQRNGTVQYAYNNAILFRPPNQDLIWMFAMRAPLHYRDSENADLVAAYSADGGYSWHHVEIAMDYQGSLIIVAGIEAIERDGVTYYLLPAHRNSLRRDPHGDRRQFVLESTSLLHWKLAGYVPYAEEDAVFLHEGGIAPTDRAGELKILMRTATLDRERPLPNPLAYSSTSTDGGKTWSVAKPELELPNYRSKSFFGKNSDGVQICVYGDSVDRRGLYYKTRAENGQWSQQRDFYVADNRNSYPTLIEDKPGQWLAVWDSSNSPDEKRTAIRFGRIKSKP
- a CDS encoding IS5 family transposase, producing MSPGKEYASNLTEKQWQLIRRLLPKPKRLGRKPINRREIINAILYWNRTGCQWRYLPSDFPNWNTVYGVFRRWRIDGTWKKIHDKLREKVRKAAGKKPTPTAAIIDSQSVKSAEGGEQCEYDAGKKVTGRKRHIAVDTLGMVLVVVVHAANLQDYEGAHFVFHRIKETYRRLKVVFADSAYGKCGLPAWAKETCRVVLQTVLRPVNVKGFVVLPKRWIVERTFAWLNRHRRLSKDYERLTENSEAAIYIAMIDLMTRRLARAEN